ccagccaattacatttatgaaagaccggagcatgtgctgcggccactgtgattggctgttggccatgcttcagacaagccttccgtcaagtgTTAACACTTCTACGGAAATGTAAATTTTTCTGTCCCTAGCCTTCACAGAAATATTacacttgaaaaacactttagggttacaatttttttatattttaaaatggcaCAATATGTTATTTGATCAATTACACCTTCTTGAGCCATCAATGTAGCAATATTTgatgtttattaattaattagaattccaagcaccacagaagtgctcgtccccacagtcatgtacagaggaaaaaatacaataatgtgtccataactatcaaatatatgatgtaagttacattaaaaaacaaaatgctaaatatatattgtaaaataatatacCGTTAAACAAAAAAggtcttatttaaaaaaaaaataccacactgatgacatcacttgacttccttctttcaatttcCTGGAGCTCTGTGAAGAGAAGCCCATGGTAAGTCCACTTTCTCTTCTCATTTATCTCATGATTTCATATGAAGCCTTTAGTTTAAGTCACTGGTATGACCTCCTTTATTGTTTGGGAATTGCAAAAAACTAGAATACAAATGGATTAAACTACTTAATTTAGTGAGTATATAATGATTGACAACATGTTGTTTGATACCTTgcagcagccattttgttaaatgcagttttcatgaaaattgAAAGCAGTGACTGGTGATTTGTTGTGTCACTGCTGTTACTGTGTTTTTATTctttcacattaaataaaatcttccacatgtgacatgatgataattttaaattaattgaattCTGTTACGGTTAAGAATTAAGCTTTAaatggacactccactttatttaaaaatatgctcattttccagctcccctagagttaaacatttgaatcttaccgttttggaatccattcagctgatctctgggtctggcgatagcacttttagcatagcttagcacaatccattgaatctgattggaccattggcgtTGCGCTGGAAAGTAGCCAAGGAGTTTTGATGTGTTTCCTATTTGAAAGTtgattcttctgtagttacatcgtgtattaTGGCAGCGGCAGGCGTGGTGATTTTGCggactgcccgaaaatagtccccttggttactttcaatagcaggggactattttcgggcagtgcgtaatatcactacgcctgctgcagccatgtcacagcagcaaagtccttgattattacgctagtttgagagtatagttcctaaccatatctgcctagaaaatcgcagcttttaattttcggTCGGTCTTTGTATACTatataactacagaaaagttttaaataggaaatatatcaaaactctttggttatttttaagcgcaatgctaatggtctaatcagattcaatggattgtgctaagctatgctaaaagtgctagtgccagacccaaagatcagctgaatggacttCAAATCGGTAAGATTCAaataactctaggggagctggaaaatgagcatattttcaaaaaagtggaaagtccctttaaagctgaaaaaaatttaaaataatatgtcatAAACACCCTTAATATTGCTAAAGATGTAacgtaacaccagtgacaaaaaaAATGGTGTATGCAGTAAGTAGGCctacatgcacacaaaaaaataaaaaaaatcattaagctGTAATTTATGTGTACTCAAAGTCAAAGAGTAATCTAATAATGTGGTCtaagtttaaatgttagaaaaaGAAATCAATTTTAAGACATCTTGCCATACCAAAAGTGGacgtttctgtagaatgacccataaaAAAAACTTCCTTGTGACATTTCTCGCCAAAATCCCATTCATTTTTcacatccctgctgaaaaaaacagcataccagcaagaccagcatatcaAGGTCAAGGTACCATTTATTGTCTCCCTTAGAgacatatgttgtgttttggtgctgatttgctagtgaacaccagctaaaccagcatcagcagctaaaccagcaccaaaccagcattagcgccagctaaaccagcatcaaaccagcattagcaccagcatcccatgtcataccagcaagaccagcatatgttgtgttttggtgctggtatttatataattcccatgctggtccatgctggtttgatgctgtgtTTTTCACTTTCAGCAGagatagacttttggattattgcaAATAGCTCTGTGTTAACAAAATACACTTGcatgttttgtccaacaagataatctttacagatgaacacaacttttatgattTTTGAAGTCTAAATGCGTTTACTAGAAATATAGCTTACCTTAGGCGCCAAACGAATCACACAACAGTCTTTTGACAtcaacgtcatcaccaccaagcTCCCAACAgctctttcaaactttattaaacacatttaaaaacatgtttcctAATAAGAAAATATTCTGTGGATGAATGTTTGTTCGGAATTGTGCCCACGTAATGACGTTTAAAGTCCCAGACaaaaggcttgttcgactttatgcggcgccgcaaaAACCGACAGctagatgacgtcaaagtaccgcgagagcaattcgaGAAATCTTACTAAGGTGCCTAAGTTCGACGCGCGCGCGCGGTCCTTTGCCGTCAGCCGGCTATCGGTTCTTGCACAAGCCTATTGTCTGCAGTCCCTCCATGTAACACCCTGTTTTAAAGACAATTTTAAGCATTAAAAAGTCACGAGTGGGTGTATTATTGGTGTGTTGTGTCGTAGAATAAAACGTGAAAATATCTTGGGCTTGTTATGAGAAAAGATGTTATTTAAAGGGTTTAATGACCCCATTCAAAAAAGGCATTTCAGATTTTACCACTAGAGGGAGTAAAGTACCACTTGTCAAACATCAGGATGACAGAGGGTGGATTAATTTTAACACCTGCTTGACAAAACCAGATGATGACCTTAAAACCAGTCTTACCAGTTTTTTTACAGCCATATGAATCAGCTTCCCCCATATAACCCATATATGCACAACTGACCTCTGATTTTAGTCTAAATACAGCAACTACATTACGTTGGTAAGTAATAAAACTTAACCATCacgtattatatattattacatgCATGCAACATGTTTTTGCTACTTTTTCAAAGTATACAAAAAATAACTCGCCCATGCAATGTGCCATTAAAGCAAAATGGGTAATTCTAAAATTACACTTAaaagtatataaaaaaaaaaataaagtgcaaAATGCAAAACAGACTTTTGGACCCTATTAATATCTTTACTTCCTTAGACAGCATACTTCACGTTTAACTTTTAGCATGCAATCATTGTGTGAATCGCCTTGGGCATGTCAATAAAACAGCCTACTCTACTAGCCTCCATGTCCTTGTTTATTTTGTGCTTCTCTCTGGGATTTTGTAAGCAAATGAGAGAGGTACAGGTGTAGACTTACATCCTGCAGACCAATCAGAGTTTAGACAGAGCTGAAGGGCCATATATAAACCCTCCCTGTCTCCACTAAAGCCCCACACACTTGATCTGTTACAGGTAAGAGAACCAACCCTCATCCTCATCATGTCGTTCAGGAGTTCCCCCAGGAGTTTTTCCAGCTCCAGTCTGTCTGGAAGCTTGGGTCAAAGAGGAAATTTTTTGGGGGCTATTTCTTCTGCAGCTATAGGTAACTTGGCCAACTCAATGCGTTCATACGCGACCATAAACGACAGCACTGTCGGCCACATGGATGATAAGGAGACTATGAGGGGTTTGAATGACCGTCTAGCTGGGTACCTGTCCAAGGTGAGACTCCTGGAGGAGTCCAACAACTCCCTGGAGGAGCAAATCAAAGAGGCTCTGATGAGAAGAAGCAATGAGACAGGGAAGGACTGGAGCGGTTACGAGAAAACCATTGCTGATCTGAGAAACCAGGTGAGCAAATAAAAGCTTTTGTTAGACCTTTCATTCGTTGATTTTATCATAATGGACAACCAATGCTTAAACACATTCTATGAGGTCTTTATGTTATATTAGTATATAAACATTtggtttaaaaaattaattttctgcaaaatgtaaatttaaagcaattaaaggTCAAAAGCCTTTAAAGTCAAGTGCGTCATGAGTTAAACTTTAATAGAAATTTTACAAACATCTTGCATTGTGGGCAGCCACCTGCAAACTTCAACGCAAATGTTTCATTTATTCATGTTTTACAAGTATGACCATGCCAGACAGACAGTGATGTTACAAACAGATAGTAAAaccatttaaagggacagtttacccaaaaattaaaattctgtcattgtttatttacccttattttacagatattttgataaatcacACAGTTGACCTCCTTTGATTTTACCTTTGACTTCCAGTAGGAAGAATATACTATTAAAGTCAATGGGTGCCATGCATGGTGActataataaatgaaaatatattcttttgtgtttgacaaaataaagaaaatcataaaggttttaaacaacatgataAGCATGCATATTAattctttaaagaaaattattattaaaattttaaagatttaaaaaaattacatgagaatataaagataaaaaaaatcatcttaaGATTTAATAAGAATTTtgcaaaaattatatttgatgtATTAAGACAATCTACTCTTCAGATCCAGGAAATGACCATGGACAATGCCCGACTTATTCTGCAGATAGATAATGGCCGACTGGCTGCTGATGATTTCAAAGTCAAGTAAGGCAAACACTGTCAAAGAGGCAGCCAGACGAAGCACACTTTGCTGTAATATGATACGATGTGTCCTGTAGTTTTTttcatgtaaataaaaacgGTTTCCTCGGGGCAGGTTTGAGTCAGAGCAAGCCATGCGGCAAGGGGTGGAGCAGGATCTCGCACGTCTGCGCAAGATGCTGGACGACACTTACATGAGCCGCATGCAACTGGAGGGCCAGATCGAGTCTATGAGGGAAGAGCTCGCCTTTCTCAAGAAAAGCCATGAGGAGGTATACGCCTTCAATACACAACTCATCTTTGATGAAACTTTAACTCTTCAAGCGTGCGTGTATGTGCTCAAGGGGCTTGTTTGGTCTGTTTCGTTAAGGCAGTCTTGTAGACACAAGTTGCAATAAACAGAGCACAAAATCTCATTCACTTTAACCATAGAGAAAGAGATAACACACCTTTCAAGACAAATCTACAATGAGCCCCAAGGTGTCAAGTGATGACAGACTATACTACAGCAGAAGCCACACAAATAGTTGTCATGTTTAAAAGTCAAACTGCACTACAGTACTAATAATCCCTGAGAACGACCACCCACTTACATTCttttctacagaaaccctttaaaaagatcacatttaggtaccaatatgtacctttgagttagtaatatgcgcccaAAGTTTATTCTTGGTCTTTTTTGTCTGATATCCAAAACAAGTTTGAGCGTATCCATCTTGGTTTCATCCATAGTTTATAACttttggtttataaaaatactTACAGATCCAATGCTGATGAAGACTACTGATGATCTACTCTATAATGGCATTGTTTGAATGGTTGCAAAGATTACATATTATGCTGCAGGTCTATTACTGTGAAAAAGTGCAATATTTGGTCAATatggttgtggctagaagggatacagctacggacAAAATTTTGTGAAATCTTACCGAATGTACACTGTTtaatcctaatcctaccccgaaacctaaccctaaactcaACATTTCATGGGAATTAGGCCATAGTTGTATCCCATTTAGCCAGAACCAGTCAAAATGGACACTGTAGAAAAGTCAGtaaaaagaaccaatcattAATTGTTAAATACTCAGGGGGTGGGGCTACTGCAACTAAATTGTGTTTTAGGAAAAATTAACAGGACATATGTCTTCAAGTGACACCCCAAGACCATTACATCACATACAGTTGGGAAGCACTGCCAAACTTATAGTATCTGAACCTGGAAGTGTAATTTAGTGCAATTGGAGCCTTAAAAAAAGTTATGGTACAATTGATGTCAAATTTAAAGTGTTTTGACTTCAGGAAATGATCTCTcccattcaagtagataggacttGGTCTTTTATGACTCCCCAGAGGTGCAAATATGGCCTCCCAActcagacagcagacgactctgttGTCTGGAAATGTGATGACTTTCCGTAAAGTAACATTGAATATTGTCAATAGACCTACCCATCTTTCCTAGTATTTTTTTGCCCTGGGGCAGGAGTTACTTTGTCTAGCTATATTCAGTTACTACACTCAGTGTAAATAAAGTCATCATTTTATCTTACAGGATGTAGCCAACCTGAGAAACCAGATCGGTGAGTCTCAAGTCAATGTGCATATGGACACTAAAAACAGTCCAGACCTCAATGACATCATCGGCAACATCCGTACGCAGTACGAGAAAGCTGCGCAGAAGAGCCAGGAGGAAACTGAAGCTTGGTATCAAAAGAAGGTCAGTAGGAACCACAGGCATCCCCTTGTCACCTCCTCCAGCCATTTTGGCTTTTTAGGAGAGAATTGCGGATGATTATATGGCACTTTTCTAAAGATATTTTTGTGTCTAATGACTTTTCCTAGGCACAAactatacacttttaaaaatgcttgGTAATTTTCGACACAGCTTGGGTCAAAAAGGGCTAACCCAGCCGTTGAGTTAAATGAACCAagaacatttttatgttttacttACATTTCAAAAAGCATAAGAAGTAGCTACTTAAAGTTTTGCACCACCCCAAAATAGTTATTTTAATAGTTAACATGTTTAGTTTGACCTCCTGGGGTGAGTTTTAAGCTGTTTATACCCCATATGTGCAACCCTGTTGGTGATAAAAGAGGATCATTTCTGTATAGTCTTCACCCTAAACCTTTTTTATTCAGTTTGACAACATTGCAGCTGAAGTGACTCAGAACACAGAGGCGCTGCAGGCGGGACGGACAGAGCTGAATGAACTGCGCAGACAAATGCAGTCTTTAGAAATTGACCTGCAGACTTTGCATAACATGGTACCGTACACAAATGAGATATGTCATTTGctttatcaaataattttccTTTAAACCCACGACTCACCAAACTGTTGGCATCAGTACGTGTGTAGAGCTACAGGaacatgttattatttttaaagggtCGATAAATAAATTCTATTTGCAGATTCGATCTCTGGAAGATACGTTGCGTGAGACAGAAGCACGATACAATCAAGAAGTCAGTGGGCACAATGGTCGAATTATGCAGCTGGAGGGAGAACTGGGGCAGGTGCGAGCTCAGGTGGAGCGTCAGACCGCTGACTATGAGGCCCTGCTTAACATCAAGAGTAAACTGGAGGCAGAGATCGACACCTATCACCACCTCCTGGAAGGTACTGGTGTGGACACAAGAGACGGCAACAGGTAGGTGAAGGAGAGATGCTGGATTTATACCCTATTGCAAATACAAATTCTgtgccaataaacgacaaaacTTCCACCCCCAGGATCAACTATATAAGATTCATAAAAATTAACATGATTGAAAGTCAAATAACTTATAATAAGCTATGCTGCGTATCCCATGGACCATCAATATTTAAGATAAAGCCTTTCTTCttgtttattaactctttccctgccagcgtttttttttaagttgtcagcattttttatgattatcagaaaatgttcttcttttaaaggggacgtttaacaagatttttttaagatgtcaaaaggtctttggtttccccagagtatgtacgtggagtttaagctcaaaatatcatatagataatttattataacatgttaaaattgccactttgtgggtttgagcaaaaatgtgccgttttttgggtgtgtcctttggAATGCGGGTGGGCTGATCTCTGCACCGGGTGGCGGTGCGGTGGTTGGATGGTGCAGATTTGGGGGTGTTGttgtccccttctgacatcacaggggagtTAAATTTCAGTTACCGATTTTTTCACATGCTAACAGAGAGTGGTTTGCCAAAACTAGGTTGCTGGGTTGATCtttcacattttctgggttgatatagtacttaaacatggaaacagtaatttttgtgatatgtcccctttaaatatatataaacatacaatatatcaaatgaaagaacaaaccctctgcttacatatttttatacctctcaaatatgggtaggtttcttcaacaaaaattcaaaattttgagcaaaaagctgagataactgcgtttttgtgaaggacttttgctagagatcagattcagagtgatgaTCGAAATATacagtttgaactgtttgccctaagggaatacttccgggttttataagttgggtaagaccgccacctggtggacaatagcggaaatattgattgccggaaaaactcattattggcagggaagcgttttcacttaattgacaagttaactcgtcaatggcagggaaagagttaagttttactgtaatggaaaaaagtttttttagattataaaaagttaggaaataaatgaataaatcacAAATAAGATCTCAgaagacatatcatgaaaatctgacttttccatgtttaagtgctatattgggtccccagtgcttctatcaacctagaaaatgtgaaaaggatCAACCCAGTTGcttggttttggtaaaccattctccacaagcatATTAAGAAATGgatcattgtaatttggctccccttgtgatgtcagcaGGGGATAATCCCGCCCCTTGGTCTGCGCTGTCCAGCCGTGGCGCTGTCATTGGGTGcggagatcagctcatttgcattttgaaggacacacccaaaatggcacattttgctcacacctacaaagtggcaattttgacATGTTATAATGAATGATCTGTGTGGTGTTGCGAGCTTggacttcacatatgtactctggggacaccaaagatttatttgacatcttaaaaaagtggagCAAATGGAAACTTTTGCTTAAATCTCCTGTCTCACATattaattttgagaaaaaaatctcacaAATATCGCCATTAGAGTTTCAGAGGAGATTCCACAAACTCAGCCTCAGATTTGCCAAATCTGTAATCAAAAGTCAAACCCAAAATATTTTCCATATACAatctacattattttacatctCTAACtcctaatgtattttaaaaatttgtttcttatttgtttctatttttgctatttttaaaagtaacatcTCAGATTAAGTTCAATGAAACACAACTGAGAAACCTCCTGAGCAACAACACTTACTTCACATATTTCCCCTGTGAGctgaccacacacacacacacacaaagcatatcTTTCCTGTCTATAGCAACAGATGCATGACACAAACTCCCACAGGATTGTTCCAGAACATGTCCCAGCATGCATCTGTTCTTCTAATTGCAGGCTCCAAGCCAACAGAGCCGACACCGAGGTAGATGTGTCccgcagtggcggctcgtgactgcttatccgaggggtgcaaattcaaaataagtgttcggagtgtcatgtgtgttgctcgtgttttcaaaatatagGTTTGTTATAAgggcctgctgcacacgcgtcaaaaccgtttatgataaaaaaaagacGCTCACTCTGagacacatgagattatgcgagtatctggcaaacgcgagcgtctcttttattataaacccattaaacgcatctgcagcaggcacttattttgacaagacacgtgatgcacacaggatcactcgacgcgcagaacacatattttgaaattacgaaccacacacgacgggctacatacatgttgtgacgaacttcgcatcgagtgccctcggaaaaaataagtcaccggccCCCACTGGTGTCCCGTTCACAAGAGGTTGATCAATAACCTTTAATAACAGATTTACCCGTCCCCCTCAAATGTTACATTGTTTCCTAACCCTAAAAACTGCTTTCACCCACATTGACTTCATCTGTTCTACTCTCATGTTTTTTCTTCCCATCCACAGCGTGGATTTTTCTTTAGAGCAGGCGTTGTATGCAGGTGAGTGCTGTGTACATTTTAGGTTTCGTCAATCACGCTTGCCTAACCCCGATCCAGCCTGCCCTGATACTAATACTAATCTTACTAAACCTTATTCCTCACCGCACTCAAAGAGGAGTAAATAACCCTGCCTGGACCTCAGACATACATTAATCAGACATCAatcatttcatattttcatACAATAATTTCTGCTAAACTAATATCATGTCTATAATGTAATAATGAAATGGGTCATCCTATAAGGTGCCGATTGACATCTAGATTTTAGCTATCCTGTGGTCACCAAAACATTAAGGggcaaatattatgcaaaatgaacttttacactgcaaaaaatgattttcaagaaacatttcCTTAGTATTttcatcttgttttcagtaaaaaatatcaaaaatcttaaattaagatgctttttcttgatgagcaacatgcccctaaaaaaataagtctagttttttttaccaaaaatataaaattaaattgattttgtgcatgaaacaggcacacaaatctgccaatggggtaagctaaaaaaatgtgaattttttttaacactgaattcaagaaaaatttgcttaccccattggcagatttttttgcttgttttatgcacaaaatcactttggtttaatatttttggtctagaaacAACActtttttcttgggtcattttgctcattaagaagaagcatcttaatttaagaatttttagatatttttagacaaaaatacagaaaacatttttttttgcactgtgcaaggtgtttggacataaatgtgtgttggcagtgcgtaatcacaacaaccctacaatcAAAAATTGCCATTAAACCAAAGctgtctcattagacatgctgttttgattctcttgttaatgtgacatcacactgataaagccccgcccatgactgcctggttaattttacccaaaagctttctaaatgtgtttgttagcatgtTGTACCGCTAATGCTGCTAAATATACTATTTTCATTTTgaacatgctataacaaattatcCGTGTGGTATTTtcagctgaaactttacagatgCATTCTAGGCACAcaagacttatattacatcttgtaaaaattgtcataatatgtgccctttgaAATTGAGTTTAAATAGAACAGTGTAATTTATTAAGAgttaaatacacacaaatatttGAAATCTTACAAAAAAGCACCTTTTTATAGAACGGCCcatatgacattaaaatatTGCATTCCCTAAGCTTATTAACGCAGCTGTGTTGAGATTTAACATAAATCACAACCTTGTTTGCTTGTAACAGCTTTTTATGTTTTGCAGTATTTTAACTGTCTGTAGTTTATAAAGACAGACTCTAATCTCCAACATGTTTTCTTTCTCCAGCGCCTCCTCCTGAAGTTCTTAAGCAAACTATCATCATCCGCCAAGAGGAGGATGAAGAGGTGGTCACTCAAAGCGAACACGAGCAAAATACATCTCATCCGAACCAGCAGGACGGTGATGTGGAGGAAGAGGAGGTAGTGGAGGAAGATGGGGACGTTCCTGCTGAGCAAAAAGATGATGAGGCTCCTTATGATGCCGAGTGACCGTCTACAACTACCTGCTATATTTCTTGGTTTAGTAACAAAGTGCAAATTCGCCTACATCTGTTTCTTGTTTTACTCCCttaagaaaattaaccatggttgtactgtggttaaaaaaaacatggttactgtagtaaaaccatggttttggtAATGGTAATCAGTacaccatggttactacacatttaccacaaaaaacatggttaattttcgtaagggctttcctgcttttttattttctcttctgtgcaacattaaaaaaataataaaccaatttttttgATCAGTGTTTTATATCATAACACACAAGTGAAATATAATCATTTTCTGACAGATAGGCATTTAGTAAAGCCATTTTATGATAAACGACTGTGAAAATCTTTTAGATTGAttttaacctaaaaaaaaacttttatattatgtatattataaataaaactatttcGCCATGTAGACTAATAGTGGGCTGTTTGCGATTGCCAAAAAAATTATGAGCTTTATGACCGTTTATAACTGTTCATTAATATGTAATGTCTCATCAACcaaagttttataaaagcattttttacatgtaaaacATAAGAGTTTTAATTGCACAAAATCAAACGAAGACACTGTTATATAGAGGACTGGTTTATTTCATGTTGTCAAATATTGATGCATTTGGCGACACAAACAAGGCAAAAGAGGAAGAGGAAAATACTGCATGACTATGTCAATAAAACGCTGTCAGAGTCCTATGCAATAAAACACAAGAGCGTATCAAAAATCGTTTTCCAACATATAATATTTATGCTATAAATGCCAAGCGAGGAATTTCTTTAGTCCCCCCGTTGAGGTGCAAATAACAGGTGGATGATGAAGAGATCACTGGCCAGAGGTGTATAAAAAGGCCACGGATGTCTCGGCGTGGTCTTGTGAGAGCATGTGGTCTGACCGTGATCACATCCTTAACGTGAGAAGGTCTTTCCCCTAAACAGATCATGTGAGTGTTAGTTTCATTTTAGTAggtcaaaacaaaacaacaaatacagctgACATGAGCAAACCATAACGTTATACACTCTATActggaaaaaacaaaaacaggcAGCATGTGATTACATTCATTGTATAATAGCAAcacaattttaaatgttatgtttaaaatgacataaaagcTATTGACACTACATCACCAAAACAGGCAAGAGGTGTAAATTACTAAATATAATATTAAGTAAGgttggcgatatgaccaaaatttAATTTCACGATAaacttcattttatatcatgataacgagagttttttttatcttttaataaggtttttatGTTTATGCCATAGAattttcataattctcacaaaaaccgTATACATGCATataaaagaagataaaaacaaacaaaattcaagctcactgaagataaacagtcagtgatgaaagaatgataatgtatattatatgtCTTATTAAAGGTAGAATAGTGATTAAGTCAAGTGAGAGATTTTCACAAaaacatgagtgacagacaggaccaaattaggtaacttcccctttaaggccAAAGTCCGGATCCACTGTTACACATTCagtttctcttttagctgtttactttctcttaaaggaatagtccattttcttaaaaga
This genomic interval from Misgurnus anguillicaudatus chromosome 17, ASM2758022v2, whole genome shotgun sequence contains the following:
- the LOC129451846 gene encoding keratin, type I cytoskeletal 18 isoform X2 codes for the protein MVREPTLILIMSFRSSPRSFSSSSLSGSLGQRGNFLGAISSAAIGNLANSMRSYATINDSTVGHMDDKETMRGLNDRLAGYLSKVRLLEESNNSLEEQIKEALMRRSNETGKDWSGYEKTIADLRNQIQEMTMDNARLILQIDNGRLAADDFKVKFESEQAMRQGVEQDLARLRKMLDDTYMSRMQLEGQIESMREELAFLKKSHEEDVANLRNQIGESQVNVHMDTKNSPDLNDIIGNIRTQYEKAAQKSQEETEAWYQKKFDNIAAEVTQNTEALQAGRTELNELRRQMQSLEIDLQTLHNMIRSLEDTLRETEARYNQEVSGHNGRIMQLEGELGQVRAQVERQTADYEALLNIKSKLEAEIDTYHHLLEGTGVDTRDGNSASS
- the LOC129451846 gene encoding keratin, type I cytoskeletal 18 isoform X1, giving the protein MVREPTLILIMSFRSSPRSFSSSSLSGSLGQRGNFLGAISSAAIGNLANSMRSYATINDSTVGHMDDKETMRGLNDRLAGYLSKVRLLEESNNSLEEQIKEALMRRSNETGKDWSGYEKTIADLRNQIQEMTMDNARLILQIDNGRLAADDFKVKFESEQAMRQGVEQDLARLRKMLDDTYMSRMQLEGQIESMREELAFLKKSHEEDVANLRNQIGESQVNVHMDTKNSPDLNDIIGNIRTQYEKAAQKSQEETEAWYQKKFDNIAAEVTQNTEALQAGRTELNELRRQMQSLEIDLQTLHNMIRSLEDTLRETEARYNQEVSGHNGRIMQLEGELGQVRAQVERQTADYEALLNIKSKLEAEIDTYHHLLEGTGVDTRDGNSVDFSLEQALYAAPPPEVLKQTIIIRQEEDEEVVTQSEHEQNTSHPNQQDGDVEEEEVVEEDGDVPAEQKDDEAPYDAE